From a single Photobacterium gaetbulicola Gung47 genomic region:
- a CDS encoding putative membrane-bound lytic mureintransglycosylase C (COG0741) — protein MKLHALFLSLLLLSGCSREFIEQLYNVDYTTTNRFANNLAPLPGQFTQDTAALDRLMNSFNGQVKRYWGDNDSLVASKRQYVKYTDGYRSRAHVDFERGVVIVETVAKTEPTKHLKEAITTTLLTPDNPGGVDLYSDSAIELSGKPFLYGQVLDNEGKPIEWSWRANRFADYLINGKLKKRSERFHQVYYVEIPMVADHANQRSYKYAEIVRDASRRYGIAEDLIYAIIKTESSFNPYAVSHANAYGLMQVVPKTAGADVFKLVKNKPGIPSPEYLFDPARNIDTGTAYFYILRTRYLKDVRDPLSLHYSMISAYNGGTGGVLNTFHSTDRKRAMNDLNSLQPNQVYWALTNKHRNAEARRYLEKVTAFQKEFNQGKNLTQ, from the coding sequence ATGAAATTACACGCGCTGTTTTTGTCCCTGCTCCTATTGAGCGGCTGTAGCCGGGAGTTTATCGAACAACTCTACAATGTCGACTACACCACCACCAACCGTTTTGCCAATAACCTCGCCCCGCTGCCCGGCCAGTTCACCCAGGATACTGCCGCGCTCGACAGGCTGATGAACTCGTTCAACGGCCAGGTAAAACGCTATTGGGGGGACAACGACTCACTGGTGGCCAGCAAACGCCAGTATGTAAAGTACACTGATGGCTACCGAAGCCGCGCCCATGTCGATTTCGAGCGTGGTGTCGTGATTGTCGAAACCGTGGCGAAAACTGAGCCGACCAAGCACCTCAAAGAAGCCATCACCACCACCCTGCTGACCCCGGATAACCCGGGCGGCGTGGACCTCTATTCAGACTCTGCCATTGAACTGAGCGGCAAGCCGTTCCTGTATGGTCAGGTGCTTGATAACGAAGGCAAGCCTATCGAGTGGTCATGGCGTGCCAACCGCTTTGCCGACTACTTGATCAACGGCAAGCTTAAAAAGCGCTCGGAGCGCTTCCACCAAGTTTACTATGTTGAGATCCCCATGGTGGCTGATCACGCCAACCAGCGTAGCTACAAGTACGCCGAAATTGTCCGCGATGCTTCCCGCCGCTACGGGATTGCCGAAGATTTGATCTACGCCATCATCAAAACGGAAAGCAGCTTCAACCCCTATGCCGTCAGCCATGCCAACGCCTATGGCCTGATGCAAGTTGTACCGAAGACCGCCGGCGCCGATGTGTTCAAGCTGGTCAAAAACAAGCCGGGCATACCGAGCCCCGAGTATCTGTTTGACCCAGCAAGAAATATTGATACCGGCACCGCATACTTCTACATCTTGCGCACCCGTTACCTGAAGGATGTCCGAGATCCCCTGTCACTGCACTACAGTATGATTTCCGCCTACAACGGTGGTACCGGAGGCGTACTCAATACCTTCCACAGTACCGACCGCAAGCGGGCGATGAATGATTTGAACAGTTTGCAGCCAAACCAAGTTTACTGGGCACTAACCAACAAGCACCGCAATGCCGAGGCCCGGCGATATTTAGAAAAAGTTACCGCATTCCAAAAAGAGTTCAACCAAGGGAAAAACCTCACCCAGTGA
- a CDS encoding hypothetical protein (COG2924), translating to MSRTVFCARLKKDAEGLDFQLYPGELGKRIFDNISKEAWAEWQGKQTMLINEKKLNMMDPEHRKLLETEMVKFLFEGQDVIIDGYTPPSE from the coding sequence ATGAGCCGTACAGTATTTTGTGCCCGTCTTAAGAAAGACGCTGAAGGTCTTGATTTCCAACTATACCCGGGTGAACTGGGCAAACGCATTTTCGACAACATCTCGAAAGAAGCGTGGGCAGAATGGCAAGGCAAGCAGACTATGCTGATCAACGAGAAAAAACTGAACATGATGGATCCGGAACACCGCAAGCTGCTGGAGACTGAAATGGTGAAATTCTTGTTCGAAGGCCAGGACGTAATCATCGACGGTTACACACCGCCGAGCGAATAA
- a CDS encoding putative A/G-specific adenine glycosylase (COG1194), whose protein sequence is MTNTFSDAILAWYDKFGRKTLPWQQQKTPYKVWLSEIMLQQTQVATVIPYFERFIARFPTVADLAAAEQDEVLHLWTGLGYYARARNLHKAAKHIVDHHGGEFPTDIEQVIALPGVGRSTAGAVLSLSLKQHHPILDGNVKRTLARCYAVEGWPGKKPVENKLWDIAEANTPAAGVERYNQAMMDMGAMICTRSKPKCELCPVAGQCEAKAQGRQTDFPGKKPKKTLPEKQAWFAIFQYGEYVWLEKRPPAGIWGGLWCFPQQDQADLTPVIEQRLGQQAIILEQEPLIGFRHTFSHYHLDIVPVKLSLSQQPDCIGEAGNGQWYNLNQPAEIGLAAPVQQILESLRYELNR, encoded by the coding sequence GTGACCAATACCTTCTCTGATGCCATTTTAGCGTGGTATGACAAATTTGGCCGGAAAACCCTGCCATGGCAGCAGCAAAAGACCCCCTACAAGGTCTGGCTGTCGGAAATCATGCTGCAGCAAACCCAAGTCGCCACGGTGATCCCCTACTTCGAGCGCTTTATCGCGCGCTTCCCCACCGTGGCCGATCTCGCCGCCGCCGAGCAGGACGAGGTGCTGCACCTGTGGACCGGCCTAGGCTATTACGCCCGTGCCCGCAACCTACACAAAGCCGCCAAACATATTGTCGACCACCATGGCGGCGAGTTCCCGACCGATATCGAACAGGTCATCGCCTTGCCGGGCGTCGGTCGCTCGACAGCAGGTGCCGTCCTGTCACTGTCGCTCAAGCAACACCACCCTATCCTTGATGGCAATGTAAAACGGACCTTGGCCCGCTGCTATGCGGTCGAAGGCTGGCCGGGGAAAAAACCGGTCGAAAACAAACTGTGGGACATTGCCGAGGCCAACACCCCGGCTGCAGGCGTAGAGCGCTACAACCAGGCGATGATGGACATGGGGGCGATGATCTGTACCCGCAGCAAGCCCAAATGCGAACTGTGCCCGGTCGCCGGGCAGTGCGAAGCCAAAGCACAGGGCCGCCAAACCGACTTCCCGGGCAAAAAGCCCAAGAAAACCCTGCCGGAAAAACAGGCTTGGTTTGCGATCTTCCAGTACGGTGAATACGTCTGGCTGGAAAAACGCCCGCCGGCGGGGATCTGGGGCGGCTTGTGGTGCTTCCCGCAGCAGGATCAGGCAGATCTTACCCCGGTGATTGAACAGCGACTCGGCCAGCAGGCAATCATCCTTGAGCAGGAACCGTTGATCGGCTTCCGCCATACCTTCAGTCACTACCATCTGGATATTGTTCCGGTCAAACTGAGCCTGTCACAGCAACCAGATTGCATCGGCGAAGCCGGCAACGGCCAATGGTATAACCTCAACCAGCCGGCAGAGATCGGCCTAGCTGCACCGGTACAGCAGATCCTCGAGAGCCTGCGCTACGAGCTGAATAGATAG